The sequence GTCCCGTTCGACCGCGGCCCCGCCCGTCAGGGCCCGGAACGAAGCCCGGATCGAGCCGTGGCCGATTTTCGATCGCGCGACGTTGCGTAGCGGAGTCGCCCTTTCGGGTGATGGTCACGCCTCACGTACCCCAGTGACAGTAAGGGGTGAGACGGTCTCCCTGTGACGAGTGGTCGCCGCTCCGGGCCGGCCTCAGCCCAGGAACGGCTTGATCAGGCCGAGCAGCGCCTCCGGGCGGTGCAGCGGGATGATGTGGCCGCAGTCCTCAAGGACGTGGCCCACGAGATCGTCGGTGATCGGCCGCAACTGCCGTTCGAGCGCGGCCCCGACAGGGTGCGCGCCGATCGCCATCGTGGGCACCGCCAGCCTGCCGGTGGCGGCGGCCTGCTGGATCTGCCGGGCGCCGGCGGGCATCGCGCGGTAGTACGAGAAGGCGCGGCGCAGCGCGTCGCTGCCGGTGTAGGCGCTGACGAAGGCGTCGCGGAGGTCGGCGCGGAGCCCCTCCCCGAGGGTGCCGGCGTCGAGGAACCAGTCGATGTAGCGGGCCTCGTGGCCGGTGAGCACGTCTTCCGCGAGGCCGGGCACGGCGTGGAAGCCGAACCACCACGGTGCCCCGCCGGCCAGGAAGTCCTCGGCGCCCGGCAGCGTCCCCAGCAGCGACTCCATGACCACCAGCCGGCTGACGAGGTCGGGGCGGCGCATGGCCAGCAGGAAGGCGGGCGGGGTGCCCGCGTCGATGCCGACCACGGCCGCGGAGGTCTCGCCGAGGGCGGCGAGAAGGGCTTCCGCGTCGGCCGCGAGGGTGCCTGCGTCGTAACCGCCGGTCGCGGGCCCGCTGGCGCCCAGCCCGCGCAGGTCGGGGGCGATCACCCGGTGGTCGTGGGCGAGTTCGCCGATGACCTCGGTCCACAACTGCCAGGTGTGCGGGAACCCGTGCAGGAGGAGGACGGCGGGGCCCTGTCCCGCGGTCGCCACGTGGAGTTCGACGCCGCCCGCCTCGACGTGGCGCAGCACCACCTCGGGCGGGCGGCTGCGGGCGGTGGTGCGGGGGACGGGGGACATGGGCGACCTCCCAGGCGGTTACCAATGGTGACAACACCACCGTAGGTAACTACGCTGGACCGGCCAAGACCGCACTCGTGCCACAGGTGGTGAGTTCCAGGTGACCGCCCCTTCCGTCCCCTCCTCCCCGTCCGGTCCGCCCCAGGGCCGCGGCGACCTCTTCGACCCGCTGTGCCCGACCCGGCGCCTGCTCGACCGGATCGGGACCAAGTGGACGTCGATGGCCGTCAAGGTGCTGGCGGAGGCGTCCCCGGACGAGGTGCGCTTCGCGGAACTCCAGCGCCGTATGGCGGGCGTCTCGCAGAAGATGCTGTCGGTCACGCTGCGCGGACTGACCCGCGACGGTCTCGTCAGCCGTCGCGTCGAACCCACGGTGCCGCCCCGCGTCCACTACCGCCTCACGGAGTTGGGGCTCTCCCTGGAGGGCCCGCTGTCCGCGGTCAGGGACTGGGCCGAGCAGCACATGGCCGAGATCGACCGCGCCCACGCACGGGCCGACGCCCACCCGTCCGACGCCCACCCGTCCGACGGCTGACCCGCCGGACCCCACGCGGCGGCCGCCGGACCGGCCGCGCCCGCCCGTCGGCCCCCCGACCTCCGGCCCCCGGACCTCCCCCGATCGCCCCCGGGTGACGCCCCGTCACCAGCCCCCCGCGCCCCCCGCACCCGCGACAGCCCCCCGCTTACGTGCAGTTGACCGCGTTTGTCCGCCCGGGCCGCAGAACTTTCCTTGACACTCCTGCGCGGTCGGAGCAACATCGTCATTCACTTCCTGACAACGTTGTCGGGTTCGGTCCCGTCGCCCCGCCCGCCGGGGGGAGAGGCCGTTCCCCTGCCGATCACCCGTACTCCACGAAGGGCAGGATTGGTGCCAGACTCAACCCCGCACCGGACGGTCGGAACCCGCCGCAGGCGCAGAGCCGTCTGCGCGCTGGCCGCGGCGACCGCACTCCTCGGGCTCGGCCTCGGCGCCGGGACCGCCGACGCGGCGCCCTCGCACGGCGCGCCCGCCGACCCGGCCTCGGCCGTCAACCCGCTGATCGGAACGTCGAACGCGGGCAACACCTACCCCGGCTCCGTGGTGCCGTTCGGCATGCTCGCGTGGAGCCCGCAGAACTCGACGGGCAACCAGTTCTCCACGCCGGCGCCCGGCGGCTACCGCTACGACGCCACGAAGATCCGCGGCTTCAGCCTGACCCACCTCAACGGCGTGGGCTGCTCCGGCGCGAACGGGGACATCCCGATCATGCCGTACGTCGGCGACGTCGACTCCTCGCCGAGCGCGGACACCAAGGACGCCACCTACGCGAGCACCTTCAGCCACGCGAACGAGACCGCGTCGCCCGGCTACTACAAGGTCGGCCTGGACAGCGGCGCGAGCGCCGAGCTGACCAGCACCGCCCGTACCGGCACGGGGGAGTTCGGCTTCCCGGCGGACAAGCCCGCGAGCATGCTGCTGCGCACCTCCAACTCCGAGAGCGGCAGCAGCGCGGCCGACGTCCACGTGGACGCCGCGACCCGGACCGTCACCGGCTCGGTGAGCGCGGGCAACTTCTGCGGCCCGCAGAGCGCGAACAACCGGCACGACCTGTACACCCTGTACTTCACCGCGCACTTCGACCAGCCGTTCGCGAAGGTCGGCACCTGGACCGACGACACGCTGAAGCCCGGCTCCACCTCGGCCTCCGGCGGCACCGGCTACAACTCCAGCGGCAACCCGACCGCGGGCAAGGGCTCCGGCGCCTACGTCACCTTCGCCCAGGGCACGAAGAACGTGCAGGCCAAGGTCGCGATCTCGTACGTCAGCGCCGCGAACGCCGAGGCGAACCTGCGCGCGGAGAACCCGGCGGGCAAGTCCTTCGCCGCGGTCCACGCCCAGGCGGTCGCCGCGTGGAACACCGCGCTGCGCAAGGTCCAGGTCTCCGGCGGCAGTTCCGACCAGACCAGCACCTTCTACACCGCGCTCTACCACTCGATGCTGGAGCCGACGCTCACCAACGACGCCAACGGGCAGTACCTCGGCGGCGACCGCAAGGTCCACCGGCTCTCCCGCGGCCAGCACGCGCAGTACGGCACCTTCTCCGGCTGGGACCAGTACCGCGCCCAGGTGCAGCTGTTGACGCTGCTCCAGCCCAAGGTCGGCAGCGACTACGCCCAGTCGCTGTTCAACTACGCGAACCAGCGCGGCGGTGAATGGGACCGCTGGCTGCTGGAGAACGGCAAGACCAGCGTCATGTCCGGCGACCCCTCCGACGCGGCGCTCGCCGGGATCTACGCCTTCGGCGGCACCGACTTCGACGTCAAGGGC comes from Streptomyces sp. NBC_00448 and encodes:
- a CDS encoding alpha/beta fold hydrolase gives rise to the protein MSPVPRTTARSRPPEVVLRHVEAGGVELHVATAGQGPAVLLLHGFPHTWQLWTEVIGELAHDHRVIAPDLRGLGASGPATGGYDAGTLAADAEALLAALGETSAAVVGIDAGTPPAFLLAMRRPDLVSRLVVMESLLGTLPGAEDFLAGGAPWWFGFHAVPGLAEDVLTGHEARYIDWFLDAGTLGEGLRADLRDAFVSAYTGSDALRRAFSYYRAMPAGARQIQQAAATGRLAVPTMAIGAHPVGAALERQLRPITDDLVGHVLEDCGHIIPLHRPEALLGLIKPFLG
- a CDS encoding winged helix-turn-helix transcriptional regulator, giving the protein MTAPSVPSSPSGPPQGRGDLFDPLCPTRRLLDRIGTKWTSMAVKVLAEASPDEVRFAELQRRMAGVSQKMLSVTLRGLTRDGLVSRRVEPTVPPRVHYRLTELGLSLEGPLSAVRDWAEQHMAEIDRAHARADAHPSDAHPSDG